The Sinomonas sp. P10A9 genome contains the following window.
CGAAGCCAACGGCCAGGGACTGTGCGAACGCTGCAACCAGGTCAAGGAAGCGCCCGGGTGGAGCCATGGGACCACCCCTGCCACCCGGCACACCGTCACGGTGACTACACCGACCGGCCATCGCTATAGTTCGACCGCGCCGCCGCTACCTGGAACCCGGCAGATCGTCGGCCACCGAGTGGGGTTCCCAGGTGGCCGAATGGTCTTCCACACGGCAGCCTGAGCAGGCGTGCTTGCCTTCGTTCGGCTGCGGATCGCGGCTATCCACCGGCGAGAGCCGCCGTGCATGCCATCGGCATGCGCGGCGGCTCTGTGCCCAGACGAAGGACTACTGGGCGATATACCCGCCGTCGACGACTACCTCGGAACCGTTCATGAACGAGGACTCATCGGAGGCCAGGAAGAGCACCACCGCGGATACCTCCTCGGGCTGGCCCGCCCGGTCGAGGATGGTCGTGCCGAGGAGCGCCTTCGTGCCCTCGGCGTCGGCAAGGATGTCGTTGGTCATCGCGGTCGCAATCACGCCCGGGTGGACGGAGTTCACACGGATCCCGAACTCCTTGAAATCCACGGCAGCCGCCTTCGTCAGGGTGCGTACCGCGCCCTTCGACGCCTCGTATGCGGCAGCGTTCGGGGCACCAATGATCCCGTACATCGATGAGATGTTGATGATCGACGGCGCCGTCGACCGCTCCATCGCCGGAAGCACAGCCTTGCACCCCAGATAGGTGCCCTTGGCGTTGACAGCGAAGATCCGATCCCACACCTCCTCCTCAGTGTCCTGGAGAGAAGTGAAGGCGAGGATGCCGGCGTTGTTCACCAGCACGTCAATGCGGCCGTACTCCTCCGTGGCGTGGCCGACCACCGACTCCCAGTCCTTCGCTTTCGAGACGTCGTGCTCCACGAAAGTCGCTGTCCCGCCTTCGCCCTCGATGAGGTCCACCGTCTCGCGGCCTCCCGCGGCGTCGACATCTGTGACGACGACGCGGGCCCCCTCGCTGGCCAGGAGGCGCGCGTGGGCGCGGCCCATGCCTGCCGCCCCGCCGGTTACCACCGCAATCTTGCCTTCAACACGCTTGGTCATCTTTGTCCCTTCCCTGCATCCTGGCTTATCAAGCGACGGCGGCGACGTGTGTGCGCCGGTCGCTGCGTTCACCGTAGGCATGTGGTCTGGAACACAGATGTTCCACTCTGGAACACGCGGCTCTGGCGTCTGGACGGCCCAGATCCACCGCATGGGGCGTGGGTCTGGGCCGTCGTGCGTTGCAGGGATGGCCGGGGTCTACTCGTACATCGCGATGAATCGACCGATCACTCCACCGGCGCGCAGCTTGTCAATGGCGCCCGGAATGTCCGCGTGAGTGATGAGGTTCATCGGCGGGTTCAGCTTGCCGGTCTTCATGAGCTCGTAGATGCCCGCGAGGTCCTCGCGCGTGCCGGACTTGGAGCCCTTGAGCGTGAGCTGGTTGATGATGAGGGGGTAGGTGTTGATGGTGGCCTCGAGCCGACCCATGCCGACCTGCACGAAGGTGCCGAACTCGGCGAGCGTCTCGATGGCCGCGCTCGTAGTCGTTCCGAAGCCCGCGTAGTCGACGATGAGCTGGAGGCCCTTGTCCTTGAACGCGTCGATGGAGTCGGCGACCCCGGCGAGGCCGATCTCGTCGGCGAGCTTGCGCGTCTCGGGGTTGATCTCGGCGCCGTACACTTCAGCGCCGGCCAGTGCGGCACAGCGTGCACCAATGTAGCCGAGACCGCCAAGCCCGATCACGCCGACCTTCATGCCCGCCTTGGCGCCGCCGACGGCCATGATGGCGTGGTACGCCGTGAGACCGGCGTCGGTCGCCATCGCGCCCAAGTCGAAGGCCACCTCATCGGGAAGCCTGACCAGATTGTCGGCGGTCGCCACGAGTTTCGGCGCGAACCCACCGTCCCACTTGCCGTAGCCGAGGGCGTCGCCGTCGCTCATCACGGGTGCGAGCCCGACGCGGTCGCCTACATGCCACTCGTCCATGCCGTCGCCGACCTCGGCGATCACGCCGGCATTTTCGTGGCCCATTGTCCGCGGGAGCTCGTGGAAGAGCGGCATCCAGCCCGCATCGTCAAGCGCGGTCACATCCGAATGGCACACCCCTGCGGCCTTGACCTCGACAACGACCTGCCCCGGGCCAGCGTGCGGCTCGGGGACCTCGTTGAGTTCCAGTGGCTTGTTTGTACCGTTGAACTGCCATGCCTTCATGGTGACTCTCCTCTCGGTGACACTTCCGACTCTATGCGCACCCGGGGCGACTCCACCGAGGCCTATCGGCCCGAGTTCCCACCCACGCACGACGGCGCGCCTCGCCATGTGTGGTGAGGCGCGCCGTCGTCGTGGGGCACCCGCGGAGCGGTGCGCCGCGGTCAGTGCACAGACTGCTGGAAGCATGCGACGTCGTACTGGGACATCGCGTTGTAGTGCTGCCCGCCGATACCGCCGGCCGGATTGGCCGGACTTGGCTCGTTGAACGGTGAACCTGGGCTGCTTGCCGCGTTGCCAGGCGTGGTCAGCCCAAGGTTCTGGCACGACTGGCTCGGGGGGCCCGGAGTTCCGGTGCTGTCAGCCAGCGCGGGTCCGGCGGCGGCCGCGCACAGCATCAAGGCAGCACCCAGAGAATACAGAAGGCGTTTCATTGGCTTGTTCCTCCTCAACGGCGGAGGCGTCGGGGTGGCGTCCCCACGCTGTAGAAGACGCTCAGAGGACCGCGGCGGTTCACTCCGGAAACGACGATTGCCCCGGTCCCAAGACCGGGGCAATCAGATCGTGCGCGGAGGGGTGTGTGAGTTCAGGACATCGTTCCCGCATGAGTCGGGACATCGTTCACGGGTGATCGTTCACCGGTGAGTCGGGACATGCTTCACCGGCCGCGGGGTGAGTCGCGGCATCGTTCCCGCTCCGGTGGGCCCGAGCATGGGCCATGTCGAAGAACAAGGTCATCGTCCTGGCGGTCCTCGAGGGCGGAATGTCCAGATCAGAAGCAGCGCGACGGTACGGCGTCAGCCGCCGCTGGGTCCACGAGCTCCTCGTCCGCCACGCCGAGCATGGGGACGCCGGACTGGAGGCCCGCTCCCGCCGACCCCGCACCAGCCCGCACGCGACAGGCGAAGAGGTCCGTGCCCGTGTGCTGGCACTGCGGGCCGAGCTGGTCTCCGAGGGCCTGGACGCGGGGCCGGCGACCATCGCATGGCACCTCGAGAAGGAGGGCAGCACGGCGCCGGCGGTCTCCACGATCCGCAGGATCATCACCGCCGCCGGGCTCGTCGCCCCGGAGCCCCGCAAGCGGCCCAAGTCCTCCCTGCACCGCTTCGAAGCGGCCCAGCCGAACGAGACCTGGCAGTCCGACTTCACCCACTGGCACCTCGCCGACGGCACCCACACCGAGATCATCGACTTCCTCGACGACCACGCCCGCTGCCTGCTCCACCTCAGCGCCCACCCGCGCATCACCGGCCCGATCGTCATCGAGGCCTTCCTGGACACCGCCGCCGCCCACGGCCTCCCCGTCTCCACCCTGACCGACAACGGCATGGTCTACACCACCCGTCTGGCAGGCGGCAGAGGAGGCCGCAACGCCTTCGAGACCCTCATCGCCTCCCTCGGGATCGCCCAGAAGAACGGGTCCCCCGGCCACCCCCAGACCCAGGGAAGGTCGAGCGGTTCCACCAGACCCTCAAGAAATGGCTTGCCTCCCAGCCCCAGGCCCACACCATCGCGCACCTGAACGAGCTCCTGGCCAAGTTCCGCCACATCTACAACCACGAACGCCCCCACAGGGCCATCGGCCGGCACACCCCGCACGAGGCCTATACCCAGACCCCCAAGGCCGCCCCCGCCATCGCCGCCCAGGGGGAACACTTCCGCGTCCGGACCGACCGCGTCGACGCCGACGGCAAGGTAACCCTCCGCCACGCAGGACGCCTCAGACACCTCGGCATCGGAAGGGCCCACAGGCACAAGAGACTCATCCTGCTCGTCCACGACGCCGACGTCACCGCCATCGAGCACGGCACCGGCGAGATCCTCGCCGAGTTCACCATCGACCCCACCAAGGGCTACCAGCCCAAAAAACACAACACCCCCGGTCCGAAGACCGGGGGTGTTACCGATGTCCCGACTCATCCGTGAAGGATGTCCCGAGTCATCACAATCGTGCGCGGAGGGGGACTTGAACCCCCACGCCCAATAAGGGCACTAGCACCTCAAGCTAGCGCGTCTGCCATTCCGCCACCCGCGCGGGCGGCCTCCGAGTCCATCGCGTGAAACGTCATTGCAGGCGTTTCTGGCCCCGGCAGCGATATCCAAGCATACACCACCGGAGTCCGCGCCCGTGACCACAGAGGAAGGCGCGGCGATGCGCGACGGCGCGCCTTCGCCGTCGTGCGAGCGGGCGAAACGACCCCAGAGCTGAGCGGCGGACGAGGCCAAGAAAGCACGGAAGCCCCGGTCCGAAGACCGGGGCTTCCCGTGGTGCGCGGAGGGGGACTTGAACCCCCACGCCCAATAAGGGCACTAGCACCTCAAGCTAGCGCGTCTGCCATTCCGCCACCCGCGCAGGCAGCACCCGAGAAGCGATCCAATGTGTCGTTTCCCTTCCGGGCAGCGAGAAAGACACTACACGATGCGTGCCCGGAACCTGAAATCGGGGGCCGGTGGGGGCGGGACTAGGCTAGAGCCACCGCCAGATGCTTCAGGAGGACCCATGACTGACCGCCCCGCCGAGACCCACGTCGCCGCCGAGGACGAGGTGGTGGGCATCT
Protein-coding sequences here:
- a CDS encoding SDR family NAD(P)-dependent oxidoreductase; protein product: MTKRVEGKIAVVTGGAAGMGRAHARLLASEGARVVVTDVDAAGGRETVDLIEGEGGTATFVEHDVSKAKDWESVVGHATEEYGRIDVLVNNAGILAFTSLQDTEEEVWDRIFAVNAKGTYLGCKAVLPAMERSTAPSIINISSMYGIIGAPNAAAYEASKGAVRTLTKAAAVDFKEFGIRVNSVHPGVIATAMTNDILADAEGTKALLGTTILDRAGQPEEVSAVVLFLASDESSFMNGSEVVVDGGYIAQ
- a CDS encoding zinc-binding dehydrogenase, yielding MKAWQFNGTNKPLELNEVPEPHAGPGQVVVEVKAAGVCHSDVTALDDAGWMPLFHELPRTMGHENAGVIAEVGDGMDEWHVGDRVGLAPVMSDGDALGYGKWDGGFAPKLVATADNLVRLPDEVAFDLGAMATDAGLTAYHAIMAVGGAKAGMKVGVIGLGGLGYIGARCAALAGAEVYGAEINPETRKLADEIGLAGVADSIDAFKDKGLQLIVDYAGFGTTTSAAIETLAEFGTFVQVGMGRLEATINTYPLIINQLTLKGSKSGTREDLAGIYELMKTGKLNPPMNLITHADIPGAIDKLRAGGVIGRFIAMYE